From Cyanobacteriota bacterium, the proteins below share one genomic window:
- a CDS encoding response regulator yields MARILIVEDEQVTASDLRETLIGLGHAVVGVTASGREAIELAQQTTPDLVLMDIYLESDVNGIAATQEIYQRLQIPVVYLTAYTDESTLQSALQTYPFGYLSKPWQDSLLNISIEVTLRRSQMEKTMLTQASELARMLDSLPDAAIATDEAGKITRMNPTAEVLTGWSRSDAIGLPVEQVLKLIHPQTREPVENPLLRAMQENQCVSIAHPCLLLTKSGHEVAIGDRAAPIYGNDGAIQGSVAVIQQIEQSSSAAQLPSQLPAKAIQLHQAIACMRGLRRVLARLNECTNFQRWLQIVLTEIGIAIAAEYGWISLVSSGYNTATVTADYVGENYGGITLTIGSQLPLDQVTIYYSQLESLVYWLAPNPRELPRPYQSIVTDPAHVAIFPLKENRHLLGEIGLCCSSPWTVLEAEFMAQVIQQCSLLWEQHATRLQSSRDSGSHPIDPTTATGITNVTDAWSLEGHNSLRSIHTLVATIRQLVASLRSMANVAWQGAPERQRLWQEMEQYLEVLYVEWQQELHLWEALRIGQVDESPPHLAADRLNLSDWLPAVIAPVVSQAARRQQTVHYQIADNMSPIAIQADSLKHIVTELLTNASKHSPIGARITLSARIISQHLELQITNTGVKIPEREIRRIFEPFYRVQSSVAGTTDGLGLGLTLVKKLVTQLNGDIKITTPRLNETSVVVIFPVGGASDSHSYY; encoded by the coding sequence ATGGCTAGGATTTTAATTGTTGAAGATGAGCAAGTTACGGCATCGGATTTACGGGAAACACTAATTGGATTAGGGCACGCGGTAGTAGGGGTGACAGCATCTGGACGAGAGGCTATTGAACTGGCTCAGCAAACAACTCCTGACCTAGTGCTCATGGATATTTATTTAGAAAGTGATGTGAATGGCATAGCAGCTACCCAAGAAATCTATCAACGATTGCAGATTCCAGTAGTTTATTTAACGGCTTATACGGATGAATCGACTCTGCAAAGTGCTCTTCAGACCTATCCTTTTGGGTATTTATCCAAGCCTTGGCAAGACAGTTTACTAAACATCAGCATTGAGGTCACTTTACGACGATCGCAGATGGAAAAAACTATGCTGACTCAGGCTAGCGAGCTAGCTCGGATGTTAGATAGCTTGCCAGATGCTGCGATCGCCACTGATGAGGCAGGTAAAATTACTCGCATGAACCCTACGGCTGAAGTCTTGACGGGTTGGTCTCGATCCGATGCCATTGGTTTGCCCGTAGAGCAGGTGCTGAAGCTGATTCATCCTCAAACTCGCGAGCCAGTTGAAAATCCTCTGTTGCGAGCCATGCAGGAAAACCAATGCGTCAGTATTGCCCATCCTTGCCTATTGTTGACCAAGAGTGGTCATGAGGTTGCGATTGGTGACAGAGCTGCACCGATTTATGGCAATGATGGTGCTATCCAAGGTAGCGTAGCGGTTATTCAACAAATTGAGCAATCATCATCTGCTGCCCAGTTGCCTAGTCAATTGCCAGCCAAAGCAATTCAGTTACACCAGGCGATCGCCTGTATGCGAGGATTACGGCGGGTTCTGGCTCGTCTAAATGAATGCACCAACTTTCAGAGATGGCTGCAAATCGTATTGACTGAAATCGGCATCGCGATTGCAGCGGAGTATGGCTGGATTAGCTTAGTGTCCTCAGGCTACAACACTGCTACTGTCACTGCTGACTATGTAGGTGAAAACTATGGAGGTATTACGCTAACCATTGGCTCACAACTACCTCTAGACCAAGTAACTATCTACTACAGTCAACTCGAATCCTTAGTGTATTGGCTTGCCCCTAATCCAAGAGAACTGCCTAGACCTTATCAGTCGATCGTAACCGACCCTGCCCATGTCGCTATTTTTCCTCTCAAGGAAAATCGGCACCTATTAGGAGAGATTGGACTTTGTTGCTCTAGCCCTTGGACAGTATTGGAAGCTGAGTTCATGGCTCAGGTAATTCAACAGTGCAGTTTACTCTGGGAACAGCACGCTACAAGGCTCCAGAGTAGTCGAGATAGCGGTAGTCATCCAATTGACCCCACGACAGCTACGGGTATCACAAATGTTACAGATGCATGGTCGTTAGAGGGCCACAATTCGTTACGCAGCATCCATACGCTAGTCGCTACAATCCGCCAACTTGTAGCCTCCCTGCGATCGATGGCGAATGTTGCTTGGCAAGGAGCTCCTGAACGTCAGCGCTTGTGGCAAGAGATGGAGCAGTATCTTGAAGTGCTCTATGTTGAATGGCAACAGGAACTTCATCTCTGGGAGGCGTTGCGCATTGGTCAAGTAGATGAATCGCCTCCTCACTTAGCTGCTGACCGTCTAAATCTGTCAGATTGGTTGCCAGCAGTTATAGCACCAGTCGTTAGTCAAGCCGCCCGTCGTCAGCAAACAGTGCACTATCAGATTGCTGACAATATGTCACCGATTGCGATACAGGCTGATAGCTTGAAGCACATCGTCACTGAGCTATTAACCAATGCCAGTAAACATAGTCCGATCGGAGCCAGGATTACCTTGTCTGCCCGCATCATCAGTCAGCACCTAGAACTGCAAATCACCAATACAGGGGTAAAAATTCCAGAACGAGAAATACGACGGATCTTTGAGCCGTTTTATCGGGTTCAAAGTTCTGTTGCTGGAACTACCGATGGCCTAGGACTGGGACTAACCCTAGTAAAAAAACTGGTAACACAGCTAAACGGTGATATTAAAATCACTACACCTCGTTTGAATGAAACCAGTGTAGTTGTAATCTTTCCTGTAGGGGGTGCTTCAGATAGTCACAGTTATTATTAA